Proteins from one Juglans microcarpa x Juglans regia isolate MS1-56 chromosome 1S, Jm3101_v1.0, whole genome shotgun sequence genomic window:
- the LOC121245867 gene encoding uncharacterized protein LOC121245867 isoform X2, which produces MDNDEPVDLPFEVGQMTESRSFMKGFRGAWFQCKIKEIGLRKGQMGHQLEYVDFPDERIKWTQLYQKPNKSKELKKQLMVRPQFPRIYRESQMPDVSTILEVAVIVVDSWQVGNLVDWWTDGCHWSGRVVELLGDDKVKVELFPPPMGEGLSYEALCKDLRPSLDWTPECGWTVPIPLWLQENGNVQSCARIINPFNQEAPGNLMARNDDKRRKGVQAAARASLERNTSSSSHMSESLSQPSDGFERMAKRPWSISKDTRTSETNFELDMVDTGIGKTSGSDSVSSSHVRDAPTDTVGTAAGKGQNNYAGSSKKMKHGSISLNPMCSDTVEAAVMDLEELLNKIKWARAFLEFGKPLSGTTQNPWKFLEHRASSATPK; this is translated from the exons ATGGACAATGACGAACCTGTTGACCTGCCTTTTGAAGTTGGTCAAATGACAGAGTCAAGATCATTTATGAAGGGATTTCGTGGTGCATGGTTCCAATGCAAg ATAAAGGAGATTGGTTTAAGAAAAGGTCAGATGGGGCATCAATTAGAGTATGTTGACTTTCCTGATGAAA GAATAAAATGGACACAGTTATATCAAAAGCCTAATAAGTCAAAGGAACTAAAAAAGCAATTGATGGTTCGTCCTCAGTTTCCTCGCATCTATCGTGAAAGTCAAATGCCTGATGTCAGTACCATCTTGGAAGTGGCAGTCATTGTTGTTGACTCGTGGCAAGTTGGGAATTTGGTGGATTGGTGGACCGATGGTTGCCATTGGTCTGGAAGAGTAGTTGAACTATTGGGAGACGATAAAGTAAAG GTCGAGTTGTTTCCTCCTCCTATGGGTGAAGGACTATCATATGAAGCCTTATGCAAGGACCTACGCCCTTCGTTAGATTGGACACCAGAATGTGGCTGGACAGTGCCTATTCCTTTG TGGTTGCAGGAAAATGGAAATGTTCAGTCTTGTGCTCGGATTATTAATCCCTTCAATCAAG AGGCTCCTGGAAATTTGATGGCCCGTAACGATGACAAAAGAAGAAAGGGGGTGCAGGCTGCAGCAAGAGCATCACTCGAGCGTAATACTTCGTCTTCTTCACATATGTCTGAAAGCTTATCACAACCTTCAGATGGATTTGAACGAATGGCAAAGCGACCTTGGAGCATATCAAAGGATACACGTACATCTGAAACAAATTTCGAGTTAGATATGGTAGATACTGGCATTGGAAAGACCAGTGGCTCTGATagtgtttcaagttcacatgtTAGAGACGCACCAACTGATACGGTGGGAACTGCAGCTGGGAAGGGTCAAAACAATTACGCTGGGTCTTCAAAGAAGATGAAACACGGAAGCATTTCTTTAAATCCCATGTGTTCTGACACAGTAGAAGCTGCAGTTATGGACCTGGAGGAACTTTTGAACAAAATCAAATGGGCTAGAGCTTTTTTGGAGTTTGGAAAACCACTCTCAGGTACCACGCAGAATCCTTGGAAATTTTTGGAACACAGGGCATCATCAGCTACACCAAAATGA
- the LOC121245867 gene encoding uncharacterized protein LOC121245867 isoform X3, with protein MDNDEPVDLPFEVGQMTESRSFMKGFRGAWFQCKIKEIGLRKGQMGHQLEYVDFPDERIKWTQLYQKPNKSKELKKQLMVRPQFPRIYRESQMPDVSTILEVAVIVVDSWQVGNLVDWWTDGCHWSGRVVELLGDDKVKVELFPPPMGEGLSYEALCKDLRPSLDWTPECGWTVPIPLENGNVQSCARIINPFNQVTEAPGNLMARNDDKRRKGVQAAARASLERNTSSSSHMSESLSQPSDGFERMAKRPWSISKDTRTSETNFELDMVDTGIGKTSGSDSVSSSHVRDAPTDTVGTAAGKGQNNYAGSSKKMKHGSISLNPMCSDTVEAAVMDLEELLNKIKWARAFLEFGKPLSGTTQNPWKFLEHRASSATPK; from the exons ATGGACAATGACGAACCTGTTGACCTGCCTTTTGAAGTTGGTCAAATGACAGAGTCAAGATCATTTATGAAGGGATTTCGTGGTGCATGGTTCCAATGCAAg ATAAAGGAGATTGGTTTAAGAAAAGGTCAGATGGGGCATCAATTAGAGTATGTTGACTTTCCTGATGAAA GAATAAAATGGACACAGTTATATCAAAAGCCTAATAAGTCAAAGGAACTAAAAAAGCAATTGATGGTTCGTCCTCAGTTTCCTCGCATCTATCGTGAAAGTCAAATGCCTGATGTCAGTACCATCTTGGAAGTGGCAGTCATTGTTGTTGACTCGTGGCAAGTTGGGAATTTGGTGGATTGGTGGACCGATGGTTGCCATTGGTCTGGAAGAGTAGTTGAACTATTGGGAGACGATAAAGTAAAG GTCGAGTTGTTTCCTCCTCCTATGGGTGAAGGACTATCATATGAAGCCTTATGCAAGGACCTACGCCCTTCGTTAGATTGGACACCAGAATGTGGCTGGACAGTGCCTATTCCTTTG GAAAATGGAAATGTTCAGTCTTGTGCTCGGATTATTAATCCCTTCAATCAAG TTACAGAGGCTCCTGGAAATTTGATGGCCCGTAACGATGACAAAAGAAGAAAGGGGGTGCAGGCTGCAGCAAGAGCATCACTCGAGCGTAATACTTCGTCTTCTTCACATATGTCTGAAAGCTTATCACAACCTTCAGATGGATTTGAACGAATGGCAAAGCGACCTTGGAGCATATCAAAGGATACACGTACATCTGAAACAAATTTCGAGTTAGATATGGTAGATACTGGCATTGGAAAGACCAGTGGCTCTGATagtgtttcaagttcacatgtTAGAGACGCACCAACTGATACGGTGGGAACTGCAGCTGGGAAGGGTCAAAACAATTACGCTGGGTCTTCAAAGAAGATGAAACACGGAAGCATTTCTTTAAATCCCATGTGTTCTGACACAGTAGAAGCTGCAGTTATGGACCTGGAGGAACTTTTGAACAAAATCAAATGGGCTAGAGCTTTTTTGGAGTTTGGAAAACCACTCTCAGGTACCACGCAGAATCCTTGGAAATTTTTGGAACACAGGGCATCATCAGCTACACCAAAATGA
- the LOC121245867 gene encoding uncharacterized protein LOC121245867 isoform X6 — protein MVPMQGIKWTQLYQKPNKSKELKKQLMVRPQFPRIYRESQMPDVSTILEVAVIVVDSWQVGNLVDWWTDGCHWSGRVVELLGDDKVKVELFPPPMGEGLSYEALCKDLRPSLDWTPECGWTVPIPLWLQENGNVQSCARIINPFNQVTEAPGNLMARNDDKRRKGVQAAARASLERNTSSSSHMSESLSQPSDGFERMAKRPWSISKDTRTSETNFELDMVDTGIGKTSGSDSVSSSHVRDAPTDTVGTAAGKGQNNYAGSSKKMKHGSISLNPMCSDTVEAAVMDLEELLNKIKWARAFLEFGKPLSGTTQNPWKFLEHRASSATPK, from the exons ATGGTTCCAATGCAAg GAATAAAATGGACACAGTTATATCAAAAGCCTAATAAGTCAAAGGAACTAAAAAAGCAATTGATGGTTCGTCCTCAGTTTCCTCGCATCTATCGTGAAAGTCAAATGCCTGATGTCAGTACCATCTTGGAAGTGGCAGTCATTGTTGTTGACTCGTGGCAAGTTGGGAATTTGGTGGATTGGTGGACCGATGGTTGCCATTGGTCTGGAAGAGTAGTTGAACTATTGGGAGACGATAAAGTAAAG GTCGAGTTGTTTCCTCCTCCTATGGGTGAAGGACTATCATATGAAGCCTTATGCAAGGACCTACGCCCTTCGTTAGATTGGACACCAGAATGTGGCTGGACAGTGCCTATTCCTTTG TGGTTGCAGGAAAATGGAAATGTTCAGTCTTGTGCTCGGATTATTAATCCCTTCAATCAAG TTACAGAGGCTCCTGGAAATTTGATGGCCCGTAACGATGACAAAAGAAGAAAGGGGGTGCAGGCTGCAGCAAGAGCATCACTCGAGCGTAATACTTCGTCTTCTTCACATATGTCTGAAAGCTTATCACAACCTTCAGATGGATTTGAACGAATGGCAAAGCGACCTTGGAGCATATCAAAGGATACACGTACATCTGAAACAAATTTCGAGTTAGATATGGTAGATACTGGCATTGGAAAGACCAGTGGCTCTGATagtgtttcaagttcacatgtTAGAGACGCACCAACTGATACGGTGGGAACTGCAGCTGGGAAGGGTCAAAACAATTACGCTGGGTCTTCAAAGAAGATGAAACACGGAAGCATTTCTTTAAATCCCATGTGTTCTGACACAGTAGAAGCTGCAGTTATGGACCTGGAGGAACTTTTGAACAAAATCAAATGGGCTAGAGCTTTTTTGGAGTTTGGAAAACCACTCTCAGGTACCACGCAGAATCCTTGGAAATTTTTGGAACACAGGGCATCATCAGCTACACCAAAATGA
- the LOC121245867 gene encoding uncharacterized protein LOC121245867 isoform X4, with protein MDNDEPVDLPFEVGQMTESRSFMKGFRGAWFQCKIKEIGLRKGQMGHQLEYVDFPDERIKWTQLYQKPNKSKELKKQLMVRPQFPRIYRESQMPDVSTILEVAVIVVDSWQVGNLVDWWTDGCHWSGRVVELLGDDKVKVELFPPPMGEGLSYEALCKDLRPSLDWTPECGWTVPIPLENGNVQSCARIINPFNQEAPGNLMARNDDKRRKGVQAAARASLERNTSSSSHMSESLSQPSDGFERMAKRPWSISKDTRTSETNFELDMVDTGIGKTSGSDSVSSSHVRDAPTDTVGTAAGKGQNNYAGSSKKMKHGSISLNPMCSDTVEAAVMDLEELLNKIKWARAFLEFGKPLSGTTQNPWKFLEHRASSATPK; from the exons ATGGACAATGACGAACCTGTTGACCTGCCTTTTGAAGTTGGTCAAATGACAGAGTCAAGATCATTTATGAAGGGATTTCGTGGTGCATGGTTCCAATGCAAg ATAAAGGAGATTGGTTTAAGAAAAGGTCAGATGGGGCATCAATTAGAGTATGTTGACTTTCCTGATGAAA GAATAAAATGGACACAGTTATATCAAAAGCCTAATAAGTCAAAGGAACTAAAAAAGCAATTGATGGTTCGTCCTCAGTTTCCTCGCATCTATCGTGAAAGTCAAATGCCTGATGTCAGTACCATCTTGGAAGTGGCAGTCATTGTTGTTGACTCGTGGCAAGTTGGGAATTTGGTGGATTGGTGGACCGATGGTTGCCATTGGTCTGGAAGAGTAGTTGAACTATTGGGAGACGATAAAGTAAAG GTCGAGTTGTTTCCTCCTCCTATGGGTGAAGGACTATCATATGAAGCCTTATGCAAGGACCTACGCCCTTCGTTAGATTGGACACCAGAATGTGGCTGGACAGTGCCTATTCCTTTG GAAAATGGAAATGTTCAGTCTTGTGCTCGGATTATTAATCCCTTCAATCAAG AGGCTCCTGGAAATTTGATGGCCCGTAACGATGACAAAAGAAGAAAGGGGGTGCAGGCTGCAGCAAGAGCATCACTCGAGCGTAATACTTCGTCTTCTTCACATATGTCTGAAAGCTTATCACAACCTTCAGATGGATTTGAACGAATGGCAAAGCGACCTTGGAGCATATCAAAGGATACACGTACATCTGAAACAAATTTCGAGTTAGATATGGTAGATACTGGCATTGGAAAGACCAGTGGCTCTGATagtgtttcaagttcacatgtTAGAGACGCACCAACTGATACGGTGGGAACTGCAGCTGGGAAGGGTCAAAACAATTACGCTGGGTCTTCAAAGAAGATGAAACACGGAAGCATTTCTTTAAATCCCATGTGTTCTGACACAGTAGAAGCTGCAGTTATGGACCTGGAGGAACTTTTGAACAAAATCAAATGGGCTAGAGCTTTTTTGGAGTTTGGAAAACCACTCTCAGGTACCACGCAGAATCCTTGGAAATTTTTGGAACACAGGGCATCATCAGCTACACCAAAATGA
- the LOC121245862 gene encoding FHA domain-containing protein At4g14490-like — MTSGQVNRRVKEELPVSIFQKHFKFTETMEPPPLKLVMLRGPREGETLEFRPCSTVRIGRLVRGNTIPIKEVGISSKHLSIESSSSGSGKWILRDLHSSNGTLLNATKILPDTPYDLRDADSIKIGEYTSILVKIDGHDESQLRRNPRRRAAEKDKAEPMAENQGPRVKASIESEAKCDEKGEDLETGNRRKGRPRKARVMKSEDVAQELGYQEPENVGPVEEKPLRKTSTRRTRSAKIKESGPLEPVLEKIPENLSGEVEVKGKKNRVGARRRKNLCEESLNFVRVDASENKGNVEETNFEENIITDVDKGAPSRVDASENKENVEETNSEENDRLDVNKGAATGVDDKVERGASSGVKEEEGLDLEKMTLGDWFDYLEVHLPKQIIDATEEMIDGMRQKAKQVREYMVEQRTERGKEPVR, encoded by the coding sequence ATGACATCGGGTCAGGTCAATCGTAGGGTTAAGGAGGAGCTGCCCGTTTCAATCTTTCAGAAGCATTTCAAATTCACTGAAACAATGGAGCCCCCGCCACTGAAGCTCGTAATGCTCCGAGGCCCTCGCGAGGGCGAAACGTTAGAATTCCGACCCTGTTCCACCGTCCGAATCGGCCGTCTCGTCCGGGGCAACACCATCCCCATCAAGGAGGTTGGCATTTCCTCCAAGCACCTCTCCATTGAGTCATCCTCTTCTGGGTCAGGCAAATGGATCCTTCGCGATCTTCACTCCTCCAACGGCACCCTCCTCAACGCCACCAAGATCCTCCCAGACACTCCCTATGATCTCCGCGATGCCGACTCCATCAAGATCGGCGAGTACACCTCCATCTTAGTCAAGATTGACGGCCACGATGAGAGCCAACTGAGACGGAACCCCAGGCGCCGGGCCGCCGAGAAAGACAAGGCGGAACCGATGGCAGAGAATCAGGGCCCGAGGGTAAAGGCTTCTATAGAGAGCGAAGCTAAATGTGATGAGAAAGGTGAGGACTTGGAGACTGGGAATAGAAGGAAGGGTCGGCCGAGGAAAGCTAGGGTTATGAAGAGCGAAGACGTTGCTCAGGAACTTGGTTATCAGGAGCCTGAGAATGTGGGACCCGTGGAAGAGAAACCGTTACGGAAAACAAGTACAAGGCGCACACGGAGTGCAAAGATCAAGGAATCTGGGCCTTTAGAACCGGTTCTCGAGAAGATCCCAGAGAATTTGAGTGGAGAAGTGGAGGTTAAGGGTAAGAAGAACCGAGTCGGggcgagaagaaggaagaatttATGCGAAGAGTCATTGAATTTCGTTCGAGTTGATGCTTCGGAGAATAAGGGAAACGTGGAAGAGACAAATTTCGAAGAAAACATTATAACCGATGTTGACAAAGGTGCTCCGAGTAGAGTTGATGCTTCAGAGAATAAGGAGAATGTGGAGGAAACGAATTCCGAAGAAAATGATAGACTGGATGTCAATAAAGGCGCGGCGACCGGAGTTGATGATAAGGTGGAACGGGGGGCTAGTTCTGGTGTCAAAGAGGAGGAGGGGCTGGATTTGGAGAAGATGACGCTTGGGGACTGGTTCGATTATTTGGAGGTGCATTTGCCAAAACAGATAATTGATGCGACCGAGGAGATGATTGACGGTATGAGACAGAAAGCTAAGCAAGTTCGTGAGTATATGGTGGAGCAGAGGACTGAGAGGGGTAAAGAGCCAGTGCGATAG
- the LOC121245867 gene encoding uncharacterized protein LOC121245867 isoform X7, translating into MVPMQGIKWTQLYQKPNKSKELKKQLMVRPQFPRIYRESQMPDVSTILEVAVIVVDSWQVGNLVDWWTDGCHWSGRVVELLGDDKVKVELFPPPMGEGLSYEALCKDLRPSLDWTPECGWTVPIPLENGNVQSCARIINPFNQEAPGNLMARNDDKRRKGVQAAARASLERNTSSSSHMSESLSQPSDGFERMAKRPWSISKDTRTSETNFELDMVDTGIGKTSGSDSVSSSHVRDAPTDTVGTAAGKGQNNYAGSSKKMKHGSISLNPMCSDTVEAAVMDLEELLNKIKWARAFLEFGKPLSGTTQNPWKFLEHRASSATPK; encoded by the exons ATGGTTCCAATGCAAg GAATAAAATGGACACAGTTATATCAAAAGCCTAATAAGTCAAAGGAACTAAAAAAGCAATTGATGGTTCGTCCTCAGTTTCCTCGCATCTATCGTGAAAGTCAAATGCCTGATGTCAGTACCATCTTGGAAGTGGCAGTCATTGTTGTTGACTCGTGGCAAGTTGGGAATTTGGTGGATTGGTGGACCGATGGTTGCCATTGGTCTGGAAGAGTAGTTGAACTATTGGGAGACGATAAAGTAAAG GTCGAGTTGTTTCCTCCTCCTATGGGTGAAGGACTATCATATGAAGCCTTATGCAAGGACCTACGCCCTTCGTTAGATTGGACACCAGAATGTGGCTGGACAGTGCCTATTCCTTTG GAAAATGGAAATGTTCAGTCTTGTGCTCGGATTATTAATCCCTTCAATCAAG AGGCTCCTGGAAATTTGATGGCCCGTAACGATGACAAAAGAAGAAAGGGGGTGCAGGCTGCAGCAAGAGCATCACTCGAGCGTAATACTTCGTCTTCTTCACATATGTCTGAAAGCTTATCACAACCTTCAGATGGATTTGAACGAATGGCAAAGCGACCTTGGAGCATATCAAAGGATACACGTACATCTGAAACAAATTTCGAGTTAGATATGGTAGATACTGGCATTGGAAAGACCAGTGGCTCTGATagtgtttcaagttcacatgtTAGAGACGCACCAACTGATACGGTGGGAACTGCAGCTGGGAAGGGTCAAAACAATTACGCTGGGTCTTCAAAGAAGATGAAACACGGAAGCATTTCTTTAAATCCCATGTGTTCTGACACAGTAGAAGCTGCAGTTATGGACCTGGAGGAACTTTTGAACAAAATCAAATGGGCTAGAGCTTTTTTGGAGTTTGGAAAACCACTCTCAGGTACCACGCAGAATCCTTGGAAATTTTTGGAACACAGGGCATCATCAGCTACACCAAAATGA
- the LOC121245867 gene encoding uncharacterized protein LOC121245867 isoform X1 — MDNDEPVDLPFEVGQMTESRSFMKGFRGAWFQCKIKEIGLRKGQMGHQLEYVDFPDERIKWTQLYQKPNKSKELKKQLMVRPQFPRIYRESQMPDVSTILEVAVIVVDSWQVGNLVDWWTDGCHWSGRVVELLGDDKVKVELFPPPMGEGLSYEALCKDLRPSLDWTPECGWTVPIPLWLQENGNVQSCARIINPFNQVTEAPGNLMARNDDKRRKGVQAAARASLERNTSSSSHMSESLSQPSDGFERMAKRPWSISKDTRTSETNFELDMVDTGIGKTSGSDSVSSSHVRDAPTDTVGTAAGKGQNNYAGSSKKMKHGSISLNPMCSDTVEAAVMDLEELLNKIKWARAFLEFGKPLSGTTQNPWKFLEHRASSATPK, encoded by the exons ATGGACAATGACGAACCTGTTGACCTGCCTTTTGAAGTTGGTCAAATGACAGAGTCAAGATCATTTATGAAGGGATTTCGTGGTGCATGGTTCCAATGCAAg ATAAAGGAGATTGGTTTAAGAAAAGGTCAGATGGGGCATCAATTAGAGTATGTTGACTTTCCTGATGAAA GAATAAAATGGACACAGTTATATCAAAAGCCTAATAAGTCAAAGGAACTAAAAAAGCAATTGATGGTTCGTCCTCAGTTTCCTCGCATCTATCGTGAAAGTCAAATGCCTGATGTCAGTACCATCTTGGAAGTGGCAGTCATTGTTGTTGACTCGTGGCAAGTTGGGAATTTGGTGGATTGGTGGACCGATGGTTGCCATTGGTCTGGAAGAGTAGTTGAACTATTGGGAGACGATAAAGTAAAG GTCGAGTTGTTTCCTCCTCCTATGGGTGAAGGACTATCATATGAAGCCTTATGCAAGGACCTACGCCCTTCGTTAGATTGGACACCAGAATGTGGCTGGACAGTGCCTATTCCTTTG TGGTTGCAGGAAAATGGAAATGTTCAGTCTTGTGCTCGGATTATTAATCCCTTCAATCAAG TTACAGAGGCTCCTGGAAATTTGATGGCCCGTAACGATGACAAAAGAAGAAAGGGGGTGCAGGCTGCAGCAAGAGCATCACTCGAGCGTAATACTTCGTCTTCTTCACATATGTCTGAAAGCTTATCACAACCTTCAGATGGATTTGAACGAATGGCAAAGCGACCTTGGAGCATATCAAAGGATACACGTACATCTGAAACAAATTTCGAGTTAGATATGGTAGATACTGGCATTGGAAAGACCAGTGGCTCTGATagtgtttcaagttcacatgtTAGAGACGCACCAACTGATACGGTGGGAACTGCAGCTGGGAAGGGTCAAAACAATTACGCTGGGTCTTCAAAGAAGATGAAACACGGAAGCATTTCTTTAAATCCCATGTGTTCTGACACAGTAGAAGCTGCAGTTATGGACCTGGAGGAACTTTTGAACAAAATCAAATGGGCTAGAGCTTTTTTGGAGTTTGGAAAACCACTCTCAGGTACCACGCAGAATCCTTGGAAATTTTTGGAACACAGGGCATCATCAGCTACACCAAAATGA
- the LOC121245883 gene encoding transcriptional regulator SUPERMAN-like produces MERNSLSNSLKDGSFGTRAVKDPINMNNNSVPKDSVNCGSQNYGDHYVNGFSWPPRSYTCSFCKREFKSAQALGGHMNVHRRDRARLRQSPPRDGSLFDSSCPKGMDLTNMKCEKSYSGGEEFDGSKKGGGCKIFKKPDQIVRLDLEIGLLSDSKEDIDLELRLGCS; encoded by the exons ATGGAGAGGAACAGCTTGAGCAACAGTTTGAAAGATGGCAGTTTTGGCACTAGAGCCGTTAAAGACCCCATCAACATGAACAATAACAGCGTGCCTAAAGATTCGGTGAACTGTGGTAGCCAAAACTACGGAGATCATTATGTTAATGGGTTTTCATGGCCTCCGAGATCTTATACATGTAGCTTCTGCAAAAGAGAATTCAAATCTGCTCAAGCTCTGGGTGGCCATATGAACGTCCATAGGAGAGACAGAGCCAGGCTGAGGCAGTCACCCCCAAGGGACG GTAGCCTATTTGACTCTTCGTGTCCAAAAGGCATGGACTTAACTAATATGAAGTGTGAAAAATCATATAGTGGGGGCGAAGAATTTGATGGGTCCAAGAAAGGGGGCGGGTGCAAGATTTTCAAGAAGCCTGATCAGATTGTCAGATTAGACTTGGAGATCGGTCTCCTCAGTGACTCAAAGGAGGATATAGATTTGGAACTTCGATTGGGATGCTCTTAG
- the LOC121245867 gene encoding uncharacterized protein LOC121245867 isoform X5, whose protein sequence is MGHQLEYVDFPDERIKWTQLYQKPNKSKELKKQLMVRPQFPRIYRESQMPDVSTILEVAVIVVDSWQVGNLVDWWTDGCHWSGRVVELLGDDKVKVELFPPPMGEGLSYEALCKDLRPSLDWTPECGWTVPIPLWLQENGNVQSCARIINPFNQVTEAPGNLMARNDDKRRKGVQAAARASLERNTSSSSHMSESLSQPSDGFERMAKRPWSISKDTRTSETNFELDMVDTGIGKTSGSDSVSSSHVRDAPTDTVGTAAGKGQNNYAGSSKKMKHGSISLNPMCSDTVEAAVMDLEELLNKIKWARAFLEFGKPLSGTTQNPWKFLEHRASSATPK, encoded by the exons ATGGGGCATCAATTAGAGTATGTTGACTTTCCTGATGAAA GAATAAAATGGACACAGTTATATCAAAAGCCTAATAAGTCAAAGGAACTAAAAAAGCAATTGATGGTTCGTCCTCAGTTTCCTCGCATCTATCGTGAAAGTCAAATGCCTGATGTCAGTACCATCTTGGAAGTGGCAGTCATTGTTGTTGACTCGTGGCAAGTTGGGAATTTGGTGGATTGGTGGACCGATGGTTGCCATTGGTCTGGAAGAGTAGTTGAACTATTGGGAGACGATAAAGTAAAG GTCGAGTTGTTTCCTCCTCCTATGGGTGAAGGACTATCATATGAAGCCTTATGCAAGGACCTACGCCCTTCGTTAGATTGGACACCAGAATGTGGCTGGACAGTGCCTATTCCTTTG TGGTTGCAGGAAAATGGAAATGTTCAGTCTTGTGCTCGGATTATTAATCCCTTCAATCAAG TTACAGAGGCTCCTGGAAATTTGATGGCCCGTAACGATGACAAAAGAAGAAAGGGGGTGCAGGCTGCAGCAAGAGCATCACTCGAGCGTAATACTTCGTCTTCTTCACATATGTCTGAAAGCTTATCACAACCTTCAGATGGATTTGAACGAATGGCAAAGCGACCTTGGAGCATATCAAAGGATACACGTACATCTGAAACAAATTTCGAGTTAGATATGGTAGATACTGGCATTGGAAAGACCAGTGGCTCTGATagtgtttcaagttcacatgtTAGAGACGCACCAACTGATACGGTGGGAACTGCAGCTGGGAAGGGTCAAAACAATTACGCTGGGTCTTCAAAGAAGATGAAACACGGAAGCATTTCTTTAAATCCCATGTGTTCTGACACAGTAGAAGCTGCAGTTATGGACCTGGAGGAACTTTTGAACAAAATCAAATGGGCTAGAGCTTTTTTGGAGTTTGGAAAACCACTCTCAGGTACCACGCAGAATCCTTGGAAATTTTTGGAACACAGGGCATCATCAGCTACACCAAAATGA